Within Plectropomus leopardus isolate mb chromosome 23, YSFRI_Pleo_2.0, whole genome shotgun sequence, the genomic segment ttcttcaaggAGGTAGAGCCCATGTCTAAAGAAAGTGACCACATTCACATCATCGCCTTAGCCCAGGCCCTGAACGTTTCCATCCTGGTGGAGTACAtggacagaggagagggaggaactGTCAATCACCACGTTTTCCCCGAAGGCGGCGACCCACGCATCTTCCTCCTCTATAGACCTGGCCATTACGACATCTTGTACAAATAACACTCCCGGCCACACCTCATCCTCCTCCCGCTGTACACCACAGCGGCGGgtttaagaaaaataacttcAGCAGCCACGTTGATGAAGCCTACATCTGTGTACAAGATTACActcatgtatttaaaaacaacaaaaaaaaatcaaaataaaagataaaatcacTTTACATGCCTCCCTTACCCCTCTTGCCCCAAACTCCCCAGTTGATCCTCAGTCATCACAAAatggttaattaaaaaaaatctttggaaAAATAGAAGTGACTCCAGGCATTTAGAGTtgtacaggttttttttttttcttttgtggttGTAAATGTTATCTACTTGCTTTATGTTGGATTCTTTTCCTTTGTTACACTGCGTTTCATTGAGTTTTATTAAAGGGATTTACATCTTatttcttctgttgtgtttttcttgtcatgttttatttttattaaaagaaaaaggttgaatttatttttttagaattataaaTTAGCAGCAATGTGGACTTAAGAATACATGCAAAaatgcaacttttctttttaaaaaatagtcatgATTAAAATGGCATTGCATTTGGTGAAGAGCACATTTTAATCATGACTTTATAATTATGACCACTAATTATGACTTGTGTATGACTCAAACCTCAAAGGTTAGCACTTTTGCCAGTCCTAGCTTGGGACATGACATGAGTTTTGCCTGACTTGATTTGAGACTTGACATGGGACTTTACTGGCTTGGCTTGGGACTTAACTTGGGACTTGCCAGTCTTGACTTGGTACCTGACATGGGATCTGccagtcttgacttgggacaTGACTTGGGTCTTGCCTGTCTGGACTTGGGTCTTGAAATGGAACTTTTCTGGCTTGACTAACAAGTCAAGCCAGAAAAGTCCCATTTCAAGTTCCAAGTCCAGACTTGGGACTTACAAGTCTTGACTTAGGACTTGGCATCTTGGGTCTAGATTTGAGACCTGACATAGAACTTGCCTGTCTTGACTCAGGACATGACTTAGGTcttgcctgtcttgacttgggattTGAGAGCAAAGACTTGAGACAGACTTGTGACTTGCTAAACTATGACTTGTTCtcttttaattaataattaccTTCACTTTTATTTCTATCTAATAAATGTGTCTTCCTCAAATAGCATTTTGTATCACCCTAAAAGcccaaatatatatttgtagttTCCTCGTGTAAAACAAGGAATAGCAGtaaattctcacatttgaaaagctgaaaccagcattatggatttattttgaaatgtgttaatattttgcCAAGTGATTAATCAAGGAATCATTAGTTGAATtcttgctgtaaaaatacaggtCTGCACAGCAACGTTGATTTGTGAAGCAGAAGGATTCTCACATTAGTTTCTTTGGAAGTCCTAAGTGACCATACATTCATAAATTCTTTTCCCCCTTTGTGATGGGAGAGATAATGAATAAAGACATAATTGATTTAAGAACTTgagataacaaaacaaaaataccataatgGTAGGTCATTcactgaaataatgtttttgaaacatcatACAAATGGGAGTGGGGGAATGGGGGGTATGTGGTGGCCATTTGTGTCCAGTTTTAACCAACCGAGTGAGAGGAGCAGACTGATTTACATTCCCTTAGCCATCAATTTAGCTCGACAGACAGCTTTTGTAATCTTTATATTCATGTAACGTTTGCTCAttcatttgtttcaaaaatattttagaatagaaaacattaaagcataaaacaaaGGGCTTATCATATCCATCAGTCAGCATTGCATATCATATGACGTGTGATGGAAATCTCAGGCCAATCACTATTAATTTGTTATCTTGAAACCTCAAATTAATTATGTTGTTATCTAGGGgaaaaacagtttcatttgGAGATCTCATgaactttttccttttatctctgttttaaatttgtattttgatgatgttatcttgttttattgtctgtgtACCTCTCTATGAGCTGAGTCCTTCaagttttgaattgaatttaaaaaaatgtatgaatgtatggcAGTTTAAGGCTTCCGTACTTTACAATGTACCTGCTGCTATATCCCAGGATTTAGGTCAGTAGGCGCCAGCTAGGGTGTAATGACCAGTGTCAACAGCGTGAGGCAGCAATGCGCCAGCCGCGCCGAGTTtgaacaagaaaaaaggaatcagaagaagaagaagttgcTGAGGAGAAATGTCTGCGTTCACGAAGTCGTTGGCAATATCGATCAGGCGAGTTGTTGCATCTCGTGTGCGGCATCACTCCTCCCTCACAGGTACGTTCAAACTGTTTCTAAATGTTCATATTTAGtgaaatgtgtcagtgttgttACAACGAGCAACACATGTCAGTGCCGCTGCAGTCAACCAATGCTAGCTTGTTAGCTAGCTTCAGTGGGTTAGCTGAAGAGTTTATGACCAACTGGTTGAATGTGTACCTAAACTAATTTAGGACGTACATTTTACTCCGCGTCAACATGTGTTGCAGTTACTTGTATGTTTGTATTCACGTTTATGTGACACCGACAGGTTAgctaaaaaatcattaatttgtcttattttggaTACATACAGTAAGCTACCAGTTCCCAGTTTCTTAGCTAACGTCACACTAAGCTAAAACTACTTATTGGCTACATTCATGGAGGTCACTATAAAGGCTCCAAAAGGCCATACAGTTGAAAAATACCCCTGtaaatgattacatttaaagCTGTCAGCTTGGTAGACTTCCTTCTTGCAAAGTTCAGTAATGACCTCCAAAGTGAGGGactgtatttatcagaggagagaGTGGCTGGGTTgtgacctttttatttatttttatcttcacCCCCTCGCCAAAGCTACAGCGTTTTCCCTGAGCCTCCCTTAGTGACTGCTTACCATATATAACCATGTTCATTTAGTATTCATACCAAATGAATTAGTATTTGAGAAAATGTAAAgagcaaatgacaaaaaagttgtCTTCAAGATctcaaaatagtgaaaatgtgACAATAATCTCAGTTTTTACAGTTACTGGATAGGATAAATGGTGTGGTTTTGGTGCCTTTCAAACCTATCTGCAGGATCAAGGGTTAAGATTGTATTtacaatgaattcaaaataatacaaataaatgtgtatttccctcccacaaaccaaaataaaaacagaatccCCTTCCCTTTGCTTAAAAACTTATTTGATATTCCTGACCTGTTATGCAGGCAATGcaatttatgaaataaatgcagggaacttgctgtatacgATGTTGAACTTTTTAGTTTTGagcaaacatttgctaaaggcatataaacaaagttttgtgttgaaatttgttgtatttcaaattctaaatttcaacaagaaatatttaaatattttattgtaaatgcatatcggttccaaatactGGTTATTGGTCTatttaagtactaataatcgtTATCTGTATCAACCCTGAAAAAGCAATATCAGTTGACCCCTAGTTTTTAGTGTgcgagaaaaaacattttcttcgcAAATTGAATGTAACATGGCATTGCTTataaatggttattttgtggGAGAAATATTCCATTAAGTTATACATAAAGTCTTTTGACATATGACAGAAGCATGCAGGCACAAATTTCAGGtgtatgatataaaaataatgtccaCTTCCCAGCTCTTATGATATAACCCCAATGTGTGTTTCTGCCTAGCTGAGCTGATTGCAAACATGGACAAGAAAGCAACCTGGGACCGCTTCTACACTGAGAGCAGCAGCGGTACAACCACCTTCAAAAACTTTGAGTGGTTCTTTGGCTTCGATGCTGTCCGAGACTTCATCATGCCCCTCTTGCAGACCAAGTCCCACCCAGATGCTCCGCTCCAGGTACTGGATATGGGCTGTGGCACTTCTGCTTTAGGGCCCTGTATTTACAGACACTCTCTTCTCCCTGTGCGTGTCACTTGTGCTGACATTTCTCCTGTAGCTGTGCGACTTATGCAGGAACACATCCAAACCAAAGACTTTCAACCTTACAATCTTTATTCCTGGCTTGAGTTTGTAGAGCTGGACTGCACGCAGCTTCACAAGCACTTTGATAGTAGTAGTGTCGACCTTATAGTCGATAAAGGCACCACAGACGCTTTGTTGAGGTCAAAAGAGGGGAGACGGAAGGCCAGTCTGGTGCTGAAGCAGTGTTTGAAGGTATTGCGGAGCTCAGGATCACTGCTCCAGTTTTCAGATGAGGACCCTGATTCCAGGCTCCTGTGGCTGGAGACTGAGGCACAGGAGCCGGGgattgtggcagcagatgttggCGTGCAGGAGGTCGGGGAGTTAAGGGGAATGTCTTACTATTGCTACCACGTGACTCCTCGCCCTGTTGCTCAGCAGTAATTCTCTGTATGGTCAGAATATTAgatgaatgaaatattttacatgattattttaaaaatatatgttttttttattctaacttAATCATGCTTCATTGTTGTCATGATTTCATATTGGTCCATATATGTGTCAACTTTATGACAAGGTAAATGTCACCTATGGTGCAGTATGATTAtacatttaacccttagggcctgctttaatatttcaCAACCGTAACCCtaaaaatatttagattaaaTAGATTAAATAATAGATTTTCTAATACTTtcatggagtttttttttttttttcaaactaacatcagtcctaatcataaatattaagtattcttaaatattcatacattttcagaatattaccttttaaatgccaggtttttgtcatgatatttttagatggaaaaaaacaaaacacagtaaataaattactttcaatatactacatgctaagtatatatattttgattatcaTAGCCAGAGATATGTCAATAATTAGCAGTGACATTGATGTTTATACAtgattttttgtgcagtgtcaaatactcacactcatatcGTTCTGCACCGAAattgcgcttttcaaaatcaggctataaaaaaaacccaaacattaaaatgattttctactgtcatttttttttaaatcatcataatcataatcataatcagaaatataaaatattcatttattttcagaattttaatcctttaaatgtaaagtttttgtcatgatgccactgtttttggattaaaaacacacacacacacacacaaaaatgaattattttcaatatattacatggaaagtagttttttttctattattacaTTCTCATACATTATCATAAGTCAATGATTAGCAGTAATACTGACACCTAgtggaaataacatgtttttttatacatacgccaaataaagtaaaatgcgATGTaatcaggtgaaaaaaaaagtccaaagaaaaaaccccaaaaggaaatccagaaataatacaatgcattattttataGCTTTGGTGTCTGAGGGATAAAAAAATTACtctttgaatgggtttcaatggtgcattttttttggcacttaacaatatgaatgtaacaatttgatttccacggtgtattttagataaaaattccaaaattaaacaaaaacagaaacaaaaaaatacccagTCTTACTAAAATGTATTCCATATACATAAACAcagtcaaaataatcaaaaaatgaacaattgaAAGTGTGTAAAATTAGCCAagcagtccctaagggttaaagcaacagtttactacaaaataaaaaaaaatgcatatttgtcctcttacctgaaatgctttttaataatctagattgtttcggtgtgagttgcagagtgttggagatatcgctgtagagatgtttgcctATTCTCtaatgtaatggaactagatggcactcggcttgtggccctcacatcacctaaacaatacatttgaaaaactcaacaacaatgtctctttccagaaatcctgacctgcttactcaagataatacacagaccttatgagcagtttcatgtaggagctattttttttctaccatacTACACCGGCCAAAagtatcaccatgcagaaggaagagtgcatctactcatggttGAGATTGTGCTTGTGGCAtcgtgagatgtaaacattaatgtcatCCTCCTTGGCTGggctgtaacgttagctagttTAGTGGTGCTAGTTGAGCCAACAGATGTTACTTTTTACTGTCAATGAGGATACATAGCAGtcaataaaacaagttttttttaaatcagaggTTTCCAACTGGTCCACCTATATTTCTCCTTAGTCAGTTCAAGGTCCACCCATttgataaattaccacatattcaaatttaattcataaaacGTAAATAACAATTTGACTTGGAAAAACcaagaaataaaatgcattgcacAAGTTAACAGAAATGGCACGTCAAAAcctctgtgctggaaattcacttaaaaacataaaaagacataaaaagacataaaagtttttaaaaggttGACACAGTCACGAGTCACTTGCGGTCCTCTCAGAATGGACTTGTGGCCCACTTTTGGACCAGGAACCTTCAGCtgggtactttttttttttttcaacagttacTTCCATGAGCACAACAGTCATAAATGTGCGTGCAATATGTTCGTGCTGACTAGTCCAGTAGTTTTAGAGGTTAGCTGATACTTACAGATACACTCATGCaagcacacgcgcacacacacacacgcacaaaaccAAATCCATGATCCCCTCCAGGCTTAATGCCAGGCAGAGATGAGATAATGTCTTCGTCCATTCAATGACCTGTCTCTTGCAGGTGTGTTGAGAGGCATTCTGAGAGATGTAGAAAGCAGATTTTAGCTGGTTGAGAGACAACCAGTAAAGAGGGCAAGAATAGAATGACGacttctccttttcttccctGAGATCttgtctgtggattatcttgagtaaccaggtcatgatttgcggaaagagacattgctgttgggttttttaaacacttttatgTCGCTTTGAGCAcgacaagctgagtgccatctagctccAAAAATCTCTAGAAATTCTCCAGAtcaatataataatcataaataatacaaaaacagtaatcaacagaaacaaacaaaatatggtCTGGTATGAGTAGTCCTGCAAACGGATTGGAATATGAAATCCATATAAGCATCGGTGAGAGGCATACttggaaataaatgaatagaccTTGTCACAGAGAACTGATAGGAATGCTTTATTGGTTTGCTagcttttgaatatttaaatattaacaaatagTTTTCTTTATGATCTACCCATGATGATACCAAGTGACGAGCCACTCTGCTCTTTGCATAAAGATAAAAAGGCTCTCTTAACTTTGTTACAAAGAAAAGGAGCAGGTGTTCATTTTCCTAGATTTGACTCAGTTTGACTTCCGTGATTACAATCAGTGATCTATGTAAAATACCCAGTACCATACATTAACACAGACAGTCCACAGAGCAGCATCACGATGGAAAggatctatctgtctgtcttatATCTCTCAGGTAAGTGAATTCTTATGATTGCCTGAATGCTTGTTGCTCAGTTTGCTGATATTGAAGCATATAGTCATAGGTGTTATCCTCATAAGtttgaagaattttttttatatatatacaggtGCATCTCAACAAATAagaatattgtgaaaaagttcaatgttttctttcagcTATTCAAACAAGTGAAAATCTAATATACTCTAGACTCATTACATTGGAACTTAAATGTTTCaagcatttttctattttaattttgatgattatggcCTACAGCcagaaaaatgtagaaaaagcATGTATAGAAATATTGGaatatttcatttcaagttTGAGTAAATTGCCTTTCAAACAGTATAAATACTGTGCATCTCTAAGTCTAGTTCAGTGTACGCAACCACAATCATGGGGAAGTCTGCTGACTTGACACTTGTCCAGAAGACGATCATTGACACCCTTCAGAGGAAGGGTAAGCCACAGAAGGTCATTGCTGAAAAGGCTGGCTGTTTGCAGAGTGCTGTATCAAAGCATATTGATGGAACGTTGATTGGAAGGGAAAAGTGCGGTAGGAAAAGGTGTGCAAACAACAGAGACGACTGCAGGCTTGAGAGGACTGTCAAAAAAGTTGATTCAAGAACTTGGGAGAGCTTAACATGAAGTGGACTGAGGCTGGTGTCGGTGCATCAAGAGCCACCACACACAGACGTCATCGGGAAAGGGGCTACAACAGTCGCATTCTTAATGTCGAGCCACTCCTGAACGAGCGACAACATCAGAGGCGTCTAATCTGGGCCAAGGAGAAGAAGAACTGGACTGTTGCTAAGTAGTCCAAAGTTATCTTTACAGATTAAAGTaaagtttgcatttcatttgGAAATCAAGGTCCTAGAGTGTGGAGG encodes:
- the cskmt gene encoding citrate synthase-lysine N-methyltransferase CSKMT, mitochondrial, producing the protein MSAFTKSLAISIRRVVASRVRHHSSLTAELIANMDKKATWDRFYTESSSGTTTFKNFEWFFGFDAVRDFIMPLLQTKSHPDAPLQVLDMGCGTSALGPCIYRHSLLPVRVTCADISPVAVRLMQEHIQTKDFQPYNLYSWLEFVELDCTQLHKHFDSSSVDLIVDKGTTDALLRSKEGRRKASLVLKQCLKVLRSSGSLLQFSDEDPDSRLLWLETEAQEPGIVAADVGVQEVGELRGMSYYCYHVTPRPVAQQ